Genomic window (Plasmodium cynomolgi strain B DNA, scaffold: 0259, whole genome shotgun sequence):
atattattttcacgTTTGTAAACTGCATCATCCCCCTATACACCTGCTTCATTACCGTGTCCACTTTTCACACTTCACATGTAAACACCTTTACAGAACAACCACACGCATGAACAAACAGGAACCTTCAAATTACAATACTCTAGTAGATACTCAAGAAATTTAAGCGAACAACATCGTAGAAAATTACGCATAAGTAACCACACAAAAACTACAGTAGATGTAGCTCCAAATGCCAGCGATCATtctaatgataaaaatgatatttcTGGTAGTCAAGTAAATAGTAACATTGGTGATAAAATTGATGATGAAGCTGCAAGTGTTAATGGAAGTAAAGGTGCAATTGCTAATGGAAGTAAATCTGCAAGTGCTAATGGAAGTAAAGGTGCAAGTGCTAATGGAAGTAAAGGTGCAAGTGCTAATGGAAGTAAAGGTGAAAGTGCTAATGGAAATGATCATGATTCTATTGTTACTTTaattaagaacaaaaatacAAAGGATTCTGTAGATGGTGCTCTGAAAGGAAGcagtaatataaaaaatgataccgAAGCTGacagtgaaaataaaataatgaatacTACTGGAGGTATGGCAATTTCTGAGAAATCAACAAATCAGGATAATTCTACCgattcaaaaaatgtaaaacaaaTGACCGTAAATATCATAAGAGATCTAGTTAATAGTTTAGATGAAACTGTACGTATATCACAAatgatatacatatttattcatatgaTGACCTTTGagagaataaaatatgataacCTAGAAAatgatttaattatttatgccAATAAGGCAGCAAACAAACTAGCTGTCCCAGAAGGATATAAAACTAAAGAATTGAAGAAAGTTCAGAATTCCTTAAAGGCATCTGTCtttgaatttgaaaaaaaggcatatagAAATATTGCAAACGTAATTTATTCAAGTGAACGATCACGTATTGGACTTGAATTagatatgaaatattttacgGGAAAATGGAATGCTttcagaaaagaaaaagagaatatTGCCAAAAAGCAAATAGAAACCGCCATGAAAAATTATCagaaatgacaaaaaatattatggctattgataaaaatataaacgatATGTATGCTTGAACATGTGAGCTCCTAATAATCGGAGATGCTTCAAGTTAATATAGGTAATTCACATGGTGGCTCACACctcattatatatttttatcaataacaactaatataataaaaataaaattgtctatttttat
Coding sequences:
- a CDS encoding phist protein (Pf-fam-b;~putative), with product MESCNARTVVFPVNDSSTNKRNGNLNYFSTPLGGVGEKSSRKSSGNFTLLKPMHILLIALLSLLLQNNHTHEQTGTFKLQYSSRYSRNLSEQHRRKLRISNHTKTTVDVAPNASDHSNDKNDISGSQVNSNIGDKIDDEAASVNGSKGAIANGSKSASANGSKGASANGSKGASANGSKGESANGNDHDSIVTLIKNKNTKDSVDGALKGSSNIKNDTEADSENKIMNTTGGMAISEKSTNQDNSTDSKNVKQMTVNIIRDLVNSLDETVRISQMIYIFIHMMTFERIKYDNLENDLIIYANKAANKLAVPEGYKTKELKKVQNSLKASVFEFEKKAYRNIANVIYSSERSRIGLELDMKYFTGKWNAFRKEKENIAKKQIETAMKNYQK